Proteins from a genomic interval of Sinobacterium caligoides:
- a CDS encoding helix-turn-helix domain-containing protein — protein sequence MQEVEKITKPAFLEGWLSSNEVAHELGTTPTVIHRWAEDGRLPPPERLHQWRFWRQQDIEYIKSVTYCR from the coding sequence ATGCAAGAAGTCGAAAAAATAACTAAACCCGCTTTTCTCGAAGGCTGGCTCAGTAGCAATGAAGTCGCCCACGAGCTCGGCACGACACCCACGGTCATCCATCGCTGGGCGGAAGATGGCCGTTTACCTCCTCCAGAAAGGCTACATCAATGGCGATTCTGGCGTCAGCAAGACATTGAGTATATCAAGTCGGTAACCTATTGCCGCTAA